Proteins co-encoded in one Paraburkholderia edwinii genomic window:
- the cynR gene encoding transcriptional regulator CynR → MLLRHIRYFKAVVDQGGFTRAAQMLHVSQPALSQQIKELEASLGAQLLDRSGRQVRPTDLGAVYLRYVSHVLEQLDEAARAVRDVEDLSAGSLRLGVTPSVAAYLLGPLLQRFRSAYPGITLSIRVAAQEEEIEPALRNDELDLGIGFGDLPAEDIEATLLHKERLALLVGKGHPLTNKAAVTAAEVAAMPLALLDTSFSTRRLVDRYFRSRRLHPTVAVEANSLLALMQVIRHTGLATILPENIADAELATVRFRPELELRHAALLQRRGGYRSAAVRAFVAMAHEVTQAFADRR, encoded by the coding sequence ATGCTTCTCCGCCATATCCGGTATTTCAAGGCTGTTGTCGACCAGGGCGGCTTCACACGGGCCGCGCAGATGCTGCATGTGTCGCAGCCGGCGTTGTCGCAGCAGATCAAGGAACTCGAAGCGAGTCTCGGCGCGCAACTGCTCGATCGCAGCGGCCGCCAGGTCCGCCCCACGGATCTCGGCGCCGTGTATCTGCGTTATGTCTCTCACGTGCTCGAGCAACTGGACGAAGCGGCGCGCGCGGTGCGCGACGTCGAGGATCTTTCGGCCGGGTCGCTGCGGCTCGGGGTCACGCCGAGCGTGGCGGCCTATCTGCTCGGCCCGCTGTTGCAGCGCTTCAGATCGGCGTATCCGGGAATCACGCTGTCGATTCGCGTCGCGGCGCAGGAAGAGGAGATCGAGCCCGCGCTTAGAAACGACGAACTGGATCTGGGCATCGGTTTCGGCGACTTGCCCGCGGAAGACATCGAAGCGACGCTGCTGCACAAGGAGCGGCTCGCGCTGCTCGTCGGAAAGGGGCATCCGCTCACGAACAAGGCCGCCGTCACGGCCGCCGAGGTGGCGGCGATGCCGCTCGCGTTACTCGACACGTCGTTCTCGACCCGCAGGCTCGTGGACCGCTACTTCAGAAGCCGGCGTCTGCATCCGACGGTTGCGGTGGAAGCGAACTCTCTGCTCGCGCTGATGCAGGTGATCCGGCACACGGGTCTGGCGACCATCCTTCCGGAGAACATTGCGGACGCCGAACTGGCTACGGTGAGGTTTCGGCCGGAACTCGAACTGCGGCACGCGGCGTTGCTGCAACGGCGCGGCGGGTATCGGTCGGCGGCGGTGCGCGCGTTTGTCGCAATGGCTCACGAGGTCACGCAGGCGTTTGCGGACCGGAGATAG
- a CDS encoding fumarylacetoacetate hydrolase family protein — MQKFARVLVKDHAVPVIIVGDEHLDLRPIVADITPDAIASGVLNHVDTSALTPLQGAFTYLAPIEGVRQIAATGFNYRKHIEEFKMKPPTEPEVFLKAVTSLAGPNDPISRGPNPDVKLDWEVELAIVVSREARDIATADAAGYIFGFVCINDVSNRTTQVDAEGQQHLVRAKSRPGYSPIGPYLVTGVDGMKLDLWTKLNGRLEQQGNTSDMLFSVDEMLAYFSAHMTLLPGDLLATGTPPGVGFGKNRFMQEGDVLECGIEHLGSQRHEILR; from the coding sequence ATGCAAAAGTTTGCCCGAGTTCTCGTGAAAGACCATGCCGTTCCCGTCATCATCGTCGGCGACGAACATCTGGACCTGCGCCCGATCGTGGCCGACATCACGCCTGATGCCATTGCCAGCGGCGTTCTGAACCACGTCGATACAAGCGCGCTCACGCCGCTGCAAGGCGCATTCACCTACCTCGCGCCGATCGAAGGTGTCCGGCAGATCGCGGCGACCGGCTTCAACTACCGGAAGCACATCGAGGAGTTCAAGATGAAGCCGCCGACGGAACCCGAAGTCTTTCTCAAAGCAGTGACGTCGCTCGCCGGACCTAACGACCCGATCTCACGCGGCCCGAACCCCGACGTGAAACTCGATTGGGAGGTCGAACTGGCGATCGTCGTGAGCCGCGAGGCGCGTGATATCGCAACGGCCGATGCAGCCGGCTATATCTTCGGCTTTGTCTGCATCAACGACGTCTCGAACCGCACCACTCAGGTGGACGCGGAAGGCCAGCAGCATCTGGTGCGCGCGAAATCGCGGCCGGGCTACTCGCCGATCGGCCCGTACCTCGTCACCGGCGTCGACGGCATGAAGCTCGATCTGTGGACGAAGCTGAACGGCCGGCTCGAGCAGCAGGGCAACACGAGCGATATGCTGTTTTCGGTCGACGAGATGCTCGCGTATTTCTCGGCTCATATGACGCTGCTTCCCGGCGACCTGCTTGCGACCGGAACGCCGCCTGGTGTGGGTTTCGGCAAGAACCGCTTCATGCAGGAAGGCGATGTGCTCGAATGCGGTATCGAGCATCTCGGTAGCCAGCGCCACGAGATCCTGCGATGA
- a CDS encoding YaiI/YqxD family protein — protein sequence MQVFIDADACPAVIKDMLFRAARRTEVMVTLVANQFLRTPRSPFIKAIQVPAGFDAADARIVELVASGDLVITADIPLAAAVLDKGGHALDPRGVWFTPENIRERLTMRDVMDQLRSAGIDTGGPAPFSTRDSKAFASQLDRFLAVHGTPRRGTES from the coding sequence ATGCAAGTCTTTATCGATGCCGACGCGTGTCCCGCTGTTATCAAAGACATGTTGTTCCGGGCTGCACGGCGTACCGAAGTGATGGTGACGCTGGTCGCGAACCAGTTTTTGCGTACGCCGCGGTCTCCGTTTATCAAGGCGATTCAGGTGCCGGCCGGTTTCGACGCGGCCGATGCCCGCATCGTCGAACTGGTTGCGTCGGGCGACCTCGTGATCACCGCGGACATACCGCTCGCTGCCGCGGTACTCGACAAGGGCGGGCATGCGCTCGATCCGCGCGGAGTGTGGTTCACGCCTGAAAACATCCGCGAACGCCTGACGATGCGCGATGTGATGGATCAACTTCGCAGCGCGGGTATCGATACGGGCGGCCCCGCGCCCTTCAGCACGCGCGACAGCAAAGCGTTCGCGAGTCAACTCGATCGGTTCCTCGCGGTTCACGGCACGCCGCGCCGCGGGACCGAATCCTAG
- a CDS encoding sigma-70 family RNA polymerase sigma factor produces the protein MVKPADASQQNDVEHALRALLKRSFDGDRAAYRAFLEALALHLHTYLRRRLYPVLDDIDDLVQEIMLAVHNARATYRWSEPLTAWVYAIARYKLTDYWRAKSRWAALHHMLDTGDELHGTSDTERADARRDIETMLGKLPRKQQVLIVWIKLQGLSVIEAEQRTGWSQAAIKASLNRGMKSLTRRMEASHAPSATSAS, from the coding sequence ATGGTCAAACCCGCCGATGCTTCACAGCAGAACGATGTCGAGCACGCGCTTCGGGCACTGCTGAAGCGATCGTTCGACGGCGATCGCGCCGCGTACCGCGCCTTTCTCGAGGCGCTCGCGCTCCATTTGCACACTTACCTGCGCCGGCGACTCTACCCCGTCCTCGACGATATCGACGACCTTGTCCAGGAGATCATGCTCGCGGTCCACAATGCGCGCGCCACCTACCGGTGGAGCGAACCGCTTACGGCGTGGGTGTACGCGATCGCGCGCTACAAGCTAACGGACTACTGGCGCGCGAAATCGCGTTGGGCCGCGCTGCATCACATGCTCGATACCGGTGACGAACTCCACGGCACGTCGGACACCGAACGCGCCGATGCCAGGCGCGACATCGAAACCATGCTCGGGAAGCTGCCACGCAAGCAACAGGTCCTGATTGTGTGGATCAAGCTGCAAGGCCTCTCGGTCATCGAAGCCGAACAACGGACGGGCTGGTCGCAAGCGGCCATCAAGGCCAGCCTCAATCGCGGCATGAAAAGCCTGACGAGACGGATGGAAGCGTCACACGCGCCATCGGCAACGAGCGCGTCATAA
- a CDS encoding YkgJ family cysteine cluster protein encodes MTIHFSCTQCGKCCHNLRLPLSLAEASAWLRRGGDIELFCEAIPWPDEPPESDAQAMHKRRLSFPVACGALPIRVVVTVVAAFDGACPNLQSDGRCGAYEQRPRVCRIYPAEVNPFIPLTPVSKACPPEAWAADKPVFFADGRVTDAETVEVIQASRSAAAQDAPLKERLCAYLGVSHAALANEGFVIYAFERDVMLKALERLQGDDISALPASQWQFVSNRRATVDALSSIEAHYAVSSSLTQAHERYMEFFPTDL; translated from the coding sequence ATGACGATTCACTTCAGTTGTACCCAATGCGGCAAGTGCTGTCACAACCTGAGGCTTCCGCTGAGCCTCGCGGAAGCTTCAGCATGGCTTCGACGGGGCGGCGATATCGAGCTGTTTTGCGAAGCGATTCCGTGGCCCGACGAGCCGCCGGAAAGCGACGCGCAGGCAATGCACAAACGCAGGCTTTCCTTTCCTGTAGCGTGCGGCGCATTGCCGATCCGTGTGGTCGTCACCGTCGTGGCCGCGTTCGACGGCGCATGCCCGAATTTGCAATCCGATGGACGTTGCGGCGCTTATGAGCAGCGGCCGCGTGTTTGCCGGATCTATCCGGCCGAGGTCAATCCTTTCATTCCGTTGACACCTGTGTCAAAAGCTTGCCCGCCTGAAGCATGGGCTGCGGACAAGCCGGTGTTCTTTGCAGACGGACGCGTGACCGATGCGGAAACCGTCGAGGTGATCCAGGCCTCGAGATCTGCCGCCGCACAGGACGCGCCGCTCAAGGAACGCCTTTGTGCGTATCTCGGCGTGTCGCATGCGGCGCTCGCTAACGAAGGCTTTGTGATCTATGCGTTCGAGCGCGACGTGATGCTTAAGGCGCTCGAGCGCCTCCAGGGCGATGACATATCCGCATTGCCTGCCTCGCAATGGCAGTTCGTTTCGAACCGGCGAGCCACCGTAGACGCGCTCTCGTCAATCGAAGCGCACTACGCTGTGTCGTCGTCGCTGACGCAAGCGCATGAGCGCTACATGGAATTCTTCCCAACCGACTTATGA
- a CDS encoding methyltransferase regulatory domain-containing protein, with the protein MTGLAHEYDNEIVYTHGYCDELNPLRARLPLLHAGFDYPVIRNACELGFGFGVSANIHAAGSDVHWYGVDADPRHSAFAQQLADDAQTPAHLFPGRFAEFCRRDDLPDFEFIGLHGVWSWIPDEDRATIAGFINRKLKPGGVLYISYNTQPGWAAMMPVRELMHGHFMASRSHHTGGNAPDERHATERIKAAVAFAQKVMAARPGYAHVNPSVIERVNRLCEENPRYLSHEYFAHNWYPASFLQVAQALEPAGVTYLASADYRDHVDSINLLDAQRDLLADIDDLTLSETTRDLCINRSFRRDYWIKQPRALEPNERLAALRAHRLILPVPEWAVSLKIRGALGETTLPEAVYRPVLQAMADARVTTLGAIEREVSKAGITLEQVIEAVKLLIAAGPVLNAQDEQQIQVAQSSARRLNTVICERAYDSDALQFLASPVSGSGVAVPHVAQLFLLAAMRGFKEPRQWAEFAQSALSGTQANDGAANMPAPLTPDHELVEKAVRFAEVFVPALKMLLIGEVD; encoded by the coding sequence ATGACGGGGTTGGCTCATGAGTACGATAACGAAATCGTCTATACGCATGGCTATTGCGACGAACTGAATCCGCTGCGCGCGAGGCTGCCGCTGCTCCATGCGGGGTTCGACTATCCGGTCATACGCAATGCATGCGAGCTGGGGTTCGGCTTCGGTGTCAGCGCGAACATTCATGCGGCCGGTTCGGACGTTCATTGGTACGGCGTCGACGCCGACCCAAGGCACTCCGCTTTCGCGCAGCAACTCGCGGACGATGCGCAAACGCCCGCGCATCTCTTCCCCGGACGTTTCGCCGAGTTTTGCCGGCGCGACGATTTGCCGGATTTCGAATTTATCGGCCTGCATGGCGTCTGGAGCTGGATCCCCGACGAAGACCGCGCAACGATCGCCGGCTTTATCAACCGCAAACTGAAACCCGGCGGCGTGCTGTATATCAGTTACAACACGCAGCCTGGATGGGCCGCGATGATGCCGGTTCGCGAGCTGATGCATGGTCATTTCATGGCGAGCCGCTCACATCACACCGGCGGCAACGCACCGGACGAGCGGCACGCCACCGAGCGCATCAAGGCTGCCGTCGCGTTTGCACAAAAGGTGATGGCTGCACGGCCCGGTTACGCACACGTCAATCCTTCGGTGATCGAGCGTGTGAACCGTTTGTGCGAGGAGAACCCGCGCTATCTTTCGCACGAGTACTTTGCGCACAACTGGTATCCGGCGTCGTTTCTTCAGGTTGCGCAGGCGCTCGAGCCGGCCGGGGTGACTTACCTTGCGTCGGCGGACTATCGCGATCACGTCGATTCGATCAATCTGCTTGATGCGCAGCGCGACCTGCTTGCGGACATCGACGATCTGACATTGAGCGAGACCACTCGCGATCTGTGCATCAACCGCTCGTTTCGCCGCGATTATTGGATCAAGCAGCCGCGCGCGCTCGAACCTAATGAACGGCTCGCGGCGCTACGCGCGCATCGCTTGATACTCCCGGTGCCGGAATGGGCGGTTTCGCTAAAGATACGAGGCGCCCTTGGGGAAACCACGCTGCCGGAAGCGGTGTATCGACCCGTTCTGCAGGCGATGGCCGACGCTCGCGTGACCACCCTGGGCGCGATTGAACGCGAAGTCAGCAAGGCGGGGATCACGCTCGAGCAGGTGATTGAGGCAGTCAAGCTGCTGATTGCGGCGGGCCCCGTGCTCAATGCGCAGGATGAACAGCAGATACAGGTGGCTCAGAGTTCCGCAAGACGGCTAAACACGGTTATTTGCGAGCGCGCGTACGACAGTGACGCGCTTCAGTTTCTGGCCAGCCCGGTGTCGGGATCAGGCGTTGCCGTTCCGCATGTCGCGCAACTGTTTTTGCTGGCGGCAATGCGCGGATTCAAGGAGCCGCGGCAATGGGCTGAATTTGCCCAGTCCGCGCTAAGCGGTACCCAAGCAAACGACGGCGCGGCAAATATGCCCGCCCCGCTCACGCCCGACCACGAACTGGTTGAGAAGGCGGTTCGATTTGCCGAGGTCTTTGTGCCGGCGCTGAAGATGTTGCTCATTGGCGAGGTCGACTGA
- a CDS encoding esterase-like activity of phytase family protein, whose protein sequence is MLDKKTCVGLALTLALAACGGDDPPAASTPANTGNTAPQTQQGTQLFSQTIAPYTSWGNVPIVGTGFGSALAAAPNQPGFFYGMTDRGPNVTAPDGTNKIEPFLAFQPAIALFQLVNGKANVSKVIGLALADGTPMNGRVNPEANTAETIYDVDGNVLSTSAAGLDPEGLVAMADGTFWVSDEYGPYIVHFDATGKEISRLNPYSTATSGNDVALPGELKKRKPNKGMEGLTLTPDGKYLVGIMQSPLDKNGSAAVASGKAAITRVVKVSLADPTNDVHEYLYSLHTNGAGNPEGQAVSEITAMPDGTFIVDERDGNFEGTSDGTASGKAKADKNLWKLDLTHATDVGPKSPLIGTTIAGGVVAYDSNNGLTVGGKTIEDLAGTVDAPAAVQALSAAGLAVGAEGMFLNYAALFTSIDPKGMYFGHDKVEGVAVDPADPTKIYISNDSDFGITDEPATVPMATASNPFPPSEKFLPDGKTQDFGEIVKIDMTQVPAQFKQ, encoded by the coding sequence ATGCTCGACAAGAAGACTTGCGTAGGCCTCGCTTTGACCCTGGCGCTCGCCGCCTGCGGCGGCGACGATCCGCCCGCGGCTTCCACGCCCGCCAACACGGGTAACACCGCGCCCCAGACGCAGCAGGGCACCCAGCTCTTCAGCCAGACTATTGCGCCGTACACGAGTTGGGGCAACGTGCCGATCGTCGGCACAGGCTTCGGTTCCGCGCTGGCGGCCGCACCGAATCAGCCAGGTTTCTTCTACGGCATGACCGATCGCGGCCCCAACGTCACCGCGCCCGACGGCACCAACAAGATCGAGCCGTTCCTCGCTTTCCAGCCGGCCATCGCGCTGTTCCAGCTCGTCAACGGCAAGGCCAACGTTTCGAAGGTGATCGGTCTTGCGCTGGCCGACGGCACGCCGATGAACGGCCGCGTCAATCCCGAAGCCAACACCGCCGAGACCATCTACGACGTGGACGGCAACGTGCTGTCCACGAGCGCAGCGGGTCTGGATCCGGAGGGCCTCGTCGCCATGGCCGACGGCACCTTCTGGGTCTCCGACGAGTACGGCCCGTACATCGTGCACTTCGACGCGACCGGCAAGGAAATCTCGCGGCTCAATCCGTACTCCACCGCGACGTCGGGCAACGACGTGGCGCTGCCCGGCGAACTCAAGAAGCGCAAGCCGAACAAGGGTATGGAAGGCCTGACGCTCACGCCCGACGGCAAGTATCTCGTCGGCATCATGCAGTCGCCGCTGGACAAGAACGGCTCGGCTGCGGTTGCCTCCGGCAAGGCGGCCATTACGCGGGTCGTGAAGGTATCGCTCGCCGACCCGACCAACGATGTGCACGAATACCTCTATTCGCTGCACACGAACGGCGCCGGTAATCCCGAGGGTCAGGCCGTCAGCGAGATCACCGCGATGCCCGACGGTACGTTTATCGTCGACGAGCGCGACGGCAACTTCGAGGGCACCAGCGACGGCACCGCGAGCGGCAAGGCCAAGGCCGACAAGAATCTGTGGAAGCTCGATCTGACTCACGCCACCGACGTCGGTCCGAAATCGCCGCTGATCGGCACCACCATCGCCGGCGGCGTAGTCGCTTACGATTCGAACAACGGTCTCACGGTGGGCGGCAAGACCATTGAGGATCTTGCGGGCACCGTTGACGCCCCGGCCGCCGTACAAGCGCTTAGCGCCGCGGGCCTCGCGGTCGGCGCCGAGGGCATGTTCCTCAACTACGCCGCGCTGTTTACCTCCATCGATCCGAAGGGCATGTACTTCGGCCACGACAAGGTGGAAGGCGTGGCCGTCGATCCGGCCGATCCGACCAAGATCTATATTTCGAACGATTCGGACTTCGGCATTACGGACGAGCCCGCCACGGTGCCGATGGCCACGGCCTCGAATCCGTTCCCGCCTAGCGAGAAGTTCCTGCCGGACGGCAAGACCCAGGACTTCGGCGAGATCGTCAAGATCGATATGACGCAAGTGCCCGCGCAGTTCAAGCAGTAA
- a CDS encoding MATE family efflux transporter — MSVMHSLNNASLVRQFSNYAVPTVLAAWAYCMHSVISGVFIGRYVGADALAALNLLVPLLYLPYAFSVMIGVGGSTLVSRLLGERRERDAAAAFTQALYLLGFCGVAFALAIHFEADTFVQWTGARGELARLAKDFLHAYAPFVLFPTACYALELFLRIEGAAKFGLACLVAGGIVDVGLTWWMVSHLHWGMRGAALASGISQALACIPMLAYHFVKAQRVRPIAHAFAQLDHAWRMAYNGSSEFLGEIAPSVTIFAFNHAILRLLGDTGLVAFAVVEYMSMIASVTMIALVQSMQPIVSFERGAGNGHAVSRAFTLGIAVTAGFALCTALVTLTVAHPLGTLFVPNSPAAQALLRVALPWCALAFVPAAINLAISGYLTAIEAPLASLIVALLRSWLLLLAMLWLLPAWLGPHGIWMTVAVTELTTLIASIVLYRTRGRRLELSTPAIKRSATLS, encoded by the coding sequence ATGTCAGTCATGCATTCGCTCAACAACGCTTCCCTCGTTCGTCAGTTCTCGAACTACGCAGTGCCAACCGTGCTCGCCGCATGGGCGTACTGCATGCACTCGGTCATCAGCGGCGTATTCATCGGACGCTACGTCGGCGCCGATGCGCTGGCCGCATTGAACCTGCTCGTCCCGTTGCTTTACCTGCCTTACGCGTTCAGCGTCATGATCGGCGTCGGCGGATCGACGCTGGTGTCGCGATTGCTGGGAGAGCGGCGCGAGCGCGATGCCGCCGCGGCGTTCACCCAGGCCTTGTATCTGCTTGGCTTCTGCGGCGTCGCATTTGCACTGGCAATCCATTTCGAAGCCGACACGTTCGTGCAATGGACCGGCGCGCGCGGCGAACTGGCGCGCCTCGCAAAAGACTTTCTGCACGCCTATGCCCCGTTCGTGCTGTTCCCGACCGCTTGCTATGCGCTCGAACTCTTTCTACGCATCGAAGGCGCGGCCAAATTCGGACTCGCCTGCCTTGTCGCGGGCGGCATTGTCGATGTCGGATTGACATGGTGGATGGTGAGCCACCTGCATTGGGGTATGCGCGGTGCGGCGCTCGCCTCGGGCATCAGTCAGGCGCTCGCATGCATACCGATGCTCGCTTATCACTTCGTCAAGGCGCAACGCGTGCGTCCGATCGCGCATGCCTTTGCGCAGCTCGATCACGCGTGGCGGATGGCCTATAACGGCAGCTCGGAGTTTCTCGGCGAGATTGCGCCGAGCGTCACGATTTTCGCGTTCAATCACGCGATATTGCGCTTACTCGGCGACACGGGTCTGGTCGCATTCGCGGTGGTCGAATATATGTCGATGATCGCGTCGGTCACGATGATTGCGCTCGTGCAAAGCATGCAGCCGATCGTGAGCTTCGAGCGCGGCGCGGGCAACGGGCATGCCGTGTCACGCGCATTCACGCTCGGCATCGCGGTGACGGCGGGATTTGCGCTTTGCACGGCCCTGGTGACGCTGACTGTCGCGCATCCGCTCGGCACGCTGTTCGTGCCCAACAGTCCGGCCGCGCAAGCGCTGTTGCGCGTGGCATTGCCATGGTGTGCGCTGGCGTTCGTGCCCGCCGCAATCAATCTGGCGATCAGCGGCTATCTAACGGCCATCGAGGCGCCGCTCGCATCGTTGATCGTCGCCCTGCTGCGCAGCTGGCTCCTGCTGCTCGCGATGCTCTGGCTTCTGCCCGCATGGCTCGGGCCGCACGGCATCTGGATGACCGTCGCCGTGACCGAACTGACGACGCTCATTGCAAGCATCGTGCTCTATCGCACGCGAGGGCGTCGCCTCGAACTGTCCACGCCCGCGATCAAGCGGTCCGCGACATTGAGCTAA
- a CDS encoding LysR family transcriptional regulator, translating to MDLKQLEAFVHVAELGSFTRAAITLDTNQPALSRLVRQLEVELRHNLLERNGRGVSLTSAGQRMLSHAKGILQQVQRASQDLDELRGTSGGHFGVGVTPSFAKVATNKLVHSFRESFPGATISVAQGLSTHLIEWLMMGRIDVAVLYDTFDTPLIDKRTVHTEELFLIGPRTGDNDSQDDQPCIAGPSMVPLRDIVKYPLIIPGRMHAIRRMVESAAAEQGVRLRIALEVDAVASILDLVKEGIGYAVLPLKATSGTAQDQHFRILRISEPTLFSRLAIATSTKHTLSQLAVQSIAMLESSVLPLYGSVN from the coding sequence ATGGACCTGAAACAACTCGAGGCGTTCGTGCATGTCGCGGAGCTGGGCAGCTTTACGCGAGCGGCCATTACGCTCGACACCAATCAACCGGCGTTAAGCCGTCTCGTGCGGCAACTCGAAGTTGAATTGCGCCATAACCTGCTGGAAAGAAATGGACGCGGCGTATCGCTGACGTCAGCCGGCCAGCGCATGCTGTCGCACGCGAAGGGCATTCTGCAGCAGGTGCAGCGCGCGTCTCAGGACCTCGACGAACTTCGCGGCACGTCCGGCGGGCATTTCGGCGTGGGGGTCACGCCGAGTTTTGCGAAGGTCGCCACGAACAAGCTCGTGCACAGTTTTCGCGAGTCGTTTCCGGGGGCGACGATATCGGTGGCGCAAGGCTTATCCACGCACCTGATCGAATGGCTGATGATGGGCCGTATCGACGTCGCGGTGCTTTACGACACGTTCGACACACCGCTTATCGACAAGCGCACGGTGCACACCGAGGAACTGTTTCTGATTGGTCCTCGCACGGGCGATAACGATAGTCAGGATGATCAGCCGTGCATCGCCGGTCCGTCGATGGTGCCGCTGCGCGACATCGTGAAATATCCGTTGATTATTCCCGGACGGATGCACGCGATCCGCCGCATGGTCGAATCCGCAGCGGCCGAGCAGGGCGTGCGCCTGCGCATCGCGCTCGAAGTCGACGCCGTCGCGTCGATACTCGATCTCGTCAAGGAAGGCATCGGCTATGCGGTGCTGCCTTTGAAGGCGACATCGGGCACCGCGCAGGATCAGCACTTCCGCATTCTGCGCATCTCGGAACCGACGCTCTTCAGCCGGCTCGCGATCGCGACGAGTACGAAGCACACGCTTTCGCAACTCGCCGTCCAGTCGATCGCCATGCTCGAATCCAGCGTCTTGCCGCTCTACGGCAGCGTTAATTAA
- a CDS encoding amidohydrolase family protein → MKSCLPPDPNPIKPSHQLPAGACDAHCHVFGPADVFPYSPDRSYTPPDAPFERLVALHDFLGLSRGVIVQASCHGTDNTAMLDTIARGNGRYRGVAIVDGDVTDEQLADLDAQGVRGVRFNFVAHLGGAPDLDVFDRVLERIQDLGWHVVLHLDAQDIVQYAERIARIKVPFVIDHMGRVRAEAGVDQQPFQQLLELMRNPLAWVKVCGSERVSRGKRPFDDAIPFARTLIEAAPDRVLWGTDWPHPNISKDMPNDGELVDLMFQFCPDAELRDKLLVRNPAKLYGF, encoded by the coding sequence ATGAAATCCTGCCTGCCTCCCGATCCCAATCCCATCAAGCCGTCCCATCAACTGCCTGCCGGCGCCTGCGACGCTCATTGCCATGTTTTCGGGCCCGCCGACGTGTTCCCGTATTCGCCGGATCGCAGCTATACGCCGCCGGACGCGCCGTTCGAACGTCTCGTTGCCCTGCATGATTTCCTCGGGCTGAGCCGCGGCGTGATCGTCCAGGCGAGCTGCCACGGCACCGACAACACCGCGATGCTCGACACGATTGCGCGCGGCAACGGACGGTATCGCGGCGTGGCGATCGTCGATGGCGACGTGACCGACGAGCAGCTTGCCGATCTCGATGCGCAGGGCGTGCGCGGCGTGCGCTTCAATTTCGTCGCGCACCTGGGCGGTGCACCCGATCTCGACGTCTTCGATCGCGTGCTCGAACGCATTCAGGACCTGGGCTGGCATGTCGTGCTGCATCTCGACGCACAGGACATCGTGCAGTACGCCGAACGGATTGCCCGCATCAAGGTACCGTTCGTGATCGACCATATGGGCCGTGTGCGCGCGGAAGCCGGCGTCGACCAGCAGCCGTTCCAGCAGTTGCTCGAACTGATGCGCAATCCGCTCGCATGGGTCAAAGTCTGCGGTTCGGAGCGGGTGTCGCGCGGCAAACGCCCGTTCGACGACGCGATTCCGTTCGCGCGCACCTTGATCGAAGCTGCGCCGGACCGCGTGCTGTGGGGCACCGATTGGCCGCACCCGAACATCAGCAAGGACATGCCGAACGACGGCGAGCTCGTCGATCTGATGTTTCAGTTCTGTCCTGACGCCGAGTTGCGCGACAAGCTACTCGTAAGGAATCCGGCGAAATTGTACGGCTTTTAA